From Saccharothrix espanaensis DSM 44229, the proteins below share one genomic window:
- a CDS encoding ATP-binding protein, which produces MTEQQRKALATLRFNSAETPDDVWQTSPFHVDGLHVKAEDRIRAGIADAKASTGPSPIGLVLQGRKGVGKTHLLGSVRRVVQREGGYFFLVELTTGAEFWNDVAEAMRSELRRTTDDGELQLTVLLRQLCDAAGVPGTVAGAITGATPLTPHDLTVFLNHLRAVDGRIAVECGDTIRALVLYASEHADTGLAHLQGLAEAGGAGRDWGLLPRSKPPQTVVRDISRVLAMTGPCVIAVDQLDSLVNLGQDETDAKVTSAELSRELSFIADGLMKLREKTRRTLSIVACLPNTWKMLHSIASDTVADRFAETPFLGSIVDPAIGRALVERWLGEVYRRAGVTPPHPTWPVAPGAFTGGWSPRTPRQLLMSVHAHAESCRYGEIRELRSFDEKPVPVLPPADDGPEPDYLQEFDARFERLRQKAEISAAGLKQHNEDEVMPALLLAGLKSWINEVGNDDLAWKAEQLHGGSEVHAQLLHTVNEDLDTDERWGFRLIASAHGNHVLRRMRKVRDAARFGTHKRRLVLIYNGGKGWTGRQTRVELAELEQAGGRRVEISDDDLRTFSALKEMSSTQTHQLLAWLVARKPASRMTFLREILPGPGRSAASHQETRPPPPGEPTTPPPGGPATPPSGDRTAPLSPTEIVLGMDGEIRIELESLRKHAIVFAGSGSGKTVLLRRIVEECALRGVSAIVLDPNNDLARLGDAWPRPPADWLPGDVGVAAEYLANVEVVVWTPGRTGGRPLSFHPLPDFAEVRGDVDEFAASVEAAVARLVPHARVGGGSKTAVRGQAVLREALTHYARKDGRDLAEFIDVLDDLPEGVSKLSTARATAADLAETLRAAMVNDPLLGGAGEPTDPAVLLTPTPGKRARISVISFVGLPSEEQKQGFVSQLQLEVFAWIKRNPAADRPLGGLVVMDEAQTIAPSGGWTASTQSTILLASQARKYGLGLLLATQAPKGVHNQIVGNATTQFFGRLNSPAQIAAATEMAKAKGSSVGDISRLERGQFYVTGETFGFRRMRTPLCLSHHPPSPLRLEDVLDRARDGRH; this is translated from the coding sequence ATGACCGAGCAACAGCGCAAGGCACTGGCCACGCTCCGATTCAACTCCGCCGAGACCCCGGACGACGTCTGGCAGACCTCGCCGTTCCACGTGGACGGTCTGCACGTCAAGGCGGAGGACCGGATCCGAGCCGGCATCGCGGACGCCAAGGCCAGCACCGGTCCCAGCCCCATCGGCCTGGTACTCCAAGGCCGCAAGGGAGTCGGCAAGACCCACCTGCTGGGTTCGGTGCGCCGTGTCGTCCAGCGGGAAGGCGGCTACTTCTTCCTGGTCGAGCTGACCACGGGCGCGGAGTTCTGGAACGACGTCGCCGAGGCGATGCGCAGCGAGCTGCGTCGGACCACGGACGACGGCGAACTCCAGCTCACCGTGCTGCTCCGGCAGTTGTGCGACGCGGCGGGCGTGCCCGGGACGGTGGCCGGGGCGATCACCGGCGCGACGCCGTTGACGCCGCACGACCTGACCGTCTTCCTCAACCACCTGCGCGCGGTGGACGGCCGGATCGCAGTCGAGTGCGGCGACACGATCCGGGCGCTGGTGCTCTACGCCTCCGAGCACGCCGACACCGGCCTGGCTCACCTCCAGGGGCTGGCCGAGGCGGGCGGCGCGGGCCGCGACTGGGGCCTCCTGCCCAGGTCGAAGCCACCGCAGACCGTGGTGCGGGACATCTCGCGCGTCCTCGCCATGACCGGCCCGTGCGTGATCGCCGTGGACCAGCTGGACAGCCTCGTCAACCTCGGCCAGGACGAGACCGACGCGAAGGTGACCAGCGCGGAGCTGAGCAGGGAGCTCTCGTTCATCGCCGACGGGTTGATGAAGCTCCGGGAGAAGACCAGGCGGACGTTGTCGATCGTGGCGTGCCTGCCCAACACCTGGAAGATGCTGCACTCGATCGCGAGCGACACGGTGGCGGACCGGTTCGCCGAAACCCCGTTCCTGGGCTCGATCGTCGACCCGGCCATCGGTCGCGCGCTGGTCGAGCGGTGGCTCGGGGAGGTGTACCGGCGAGCCGGTGTCACGCCGCCGCACCCGACCTGGCCGGTGGCACCGGGGGCGTTCACCGGGGGGTGGAGTCCCCGGACACCGCGCCAGTTGCTCATGAGTGTCCACGCGCACGCCGAATCCTGCCGGTACGGCGAGATCCGCGAGCTGCGCTCGTTCGACGAGAAACCCGTCCCGGTGCTCCCGCCCGCGGACGACGGGCCGGAGCCCGACTACCTGCAGGAGTTCGACGCCCGGTTCGAGCGGCTGCGGCAGAAGGCGGAGATCTCCGCCGCCGGGTTGAAGCAGCACAACGAGGACGAGGTGATGCCGGCGCTGCTGCTGGCCGGGCTGAAGTCGTGGATCAACGAGGTCGGCAACGACGACCTGGCGTGGAAGGCGGAGCAGCTGCACGGCGGGAGCGAAGTGCACGCTCAACTGCTCCACACCGTGAACGAGGACCTGGACACCGACGAGCGCTGGGGGTTCCGCCTCATCGCGAGCGCCCACGGCAACCACGTGCTGCGCCGGATGCGCAAGGTCCGCGACGCGGCCCGCTTCGGCACGCACAAGCGGCGCCTGGTCCTGATCTACAACGGGGGCAAGGGGTGGACCGGCCGGCAGACCAGGGTCGAACTCGCCGAGCTGGAGCAGGCGGGTGGTCGGCGGGTCGAGATCTCGGACGACGACCTGCGGACGTTCAGCGCGCTCAAGGAGATGTCGTCCACGCAGACGCACCAGCTGCTGGCGTGGCTGGTGGCGCGAAAGCCGGCCAGCCGGATGACGTTCCTGCGGGAGATCCTGCCCGGACCTGGTCGGTCGGCGGCGAGCCACCAGGAGACCCGCCCTCCGCCACCCGGAGAACCGACCACACCACCGCCCGGAGGACCGGCCACACCACCGTCCGGGGACCGGACCGCACCGCTGTCGCCCACGGAGATCGTGCTCGGCATGGACGGCGAGATCCGCATCGAGCTCGAATCGCTGCGCAAGCACGCCATCGTCTTCGCGGGTTCGGGCAGCGGGAAGACCGTGCTGCTGCGGCGGATCGTCGAGGAGTGCGCCCTGCGCGGGGTGTCGGCGATCGTGCTCGACCCGAACAACGACCTGGCGCGGCTGGGCGACGCGTGGCCGCGGCCGCCCGCCGACTGGTTGCCCGGTGACGTCGGTGTCGCCGCCGAGTACCTCGCGAACGTCGAGGTGGTGGTGTGGACGCCCGGACGCACCGGGGGACGGCCGCTCAGCTTTCACCCGCTGCCGGACTTTGCCGAGGTGCGCGGGGACGTGGACGAGTTCGCCGCCTCGGTCGAGGCGGCGGTGGCCCGGCTCGTCCCGCACGCCAGGGTCGGCGGCGGCTCGAAGACCGCGGTTCGCGGCCAAGCTGTGCTGCGGGAGGCCCTGACGCACTACGCGCGCAAGGACGGGCGGGACCTGGCGGAGTTCATCGACGTCCTGGACGACCTGCCGGAGGGCGTGAGCAAGCTCAGCACCGCCCGCGCGACGGCGGCGGACCTGGCGGAGACGCTGCGGGCCGCGATGGTCAACGACCCGCTGCTCGGCGGTGCGGGTGAGCCGACGGACCCGGCCGTGCTGCTGACGCCGACGCCGGGCAAGCGGGCGCGGATCTCGGTGATCAGCTTCGTCGGGCTGCCGTCGGAGGAGCAGAAGCAGGGGTTCGTCAGCCAGCTCCAGCTGGAGGTGTTCGCCTGGATCAAGCGCAACCCCGCGGCGGACCGACCGCTCGGCGGTCTGGTCGTGATGGACGAGGCGCAGACGATCGCACCGTCCGGCGGGTGGACGGCGAGCACGCAGAGCACGATCCTGCTGGCCTCGCAGGCCCGCAAGTACGGGTTGGGTCTGCTGCTCGCCACCCAGGCGCCCAAGGGCGTGCACAACCAGATCGTCGGCAACGCGACGACGCAGTTCTTCGGCAGGCTGAACAGCCCCGCGCAGATCGCCGCGGCGACCGAGATGGCCAAGGCCAAGGGCAGCTCGGTCGGCGACATCTCGCGGTTGGAGCGCGGACAGTTCTACGTCACGGGGGAGACCTTCGGGTTCCGCCGGATGCGGACGCCGTTGTGCCTGAGCCACCACCCGCCGAGCCCGCTGCGGTTGGAGGACGTGCTCGACCGGGCGCGTGACGGCCGGCACTGA
- a CDS encoding toll/interleukin-1 receptor domain-containing protein gives MSEYDVAVSFAEEQRSAVEEVVEAFKQRGLTVLHGPEQTHEWWAHKEGGDLPDARVRFFVPFVSEVDDFTTAALRAVKAGDEHVLPVLLGDVTVPPDLLHPHVTYVRGTVHRPDQLTEALAARIETAEAVGRQRAPVGEVVLKAKGSTPAAEPEPVVPATFSRYAEQDATLRYLGEQFAAALPRLEQRGLVGTAHVGDARIVVRVERAGDTVYALDIQRGGIGGDETVNFVVGKTDGVGALTNGWARPVYDTGVGTALLEVHDFSVLGGGGAPRAYRREELFTALWQRIDAVLASTVG, from the coding sequence GTGAGTGAGTACGACGTGGCCGTGTCGTTCGCCGAGGAGCAGCGCTCCGCCGTCGAGGAGGTGGTCGAAGCGTTCAAGCAGCGCGGGCTGACCGTGCTGCACGGCCCCGAGCAGACCCACGAGTGGTGGGCGCACAAGGAAGGCGGCGACCTGCCGGACGCGCGGGTCCGGTTCTTCGTCCCCTTCGTGTCGGAGGTGGACGACTTCACCACGGCCGCGCTGCGCGCGGTCAAGGCCGGGGACGAGCACGTGCTGCCGGTGCTGCTCGGCGACGTGACCGTGCCCCCGGACCTGCTGCACCCGCACGTGACCTACGTGCGCGGCACGGTCCACCGGCCGGACCAGCTCACCGAGGCGCTGGCCGCCCGGATCGAGACGGCGGAAGCGGTCGGGCGGCAACGCGCGCCGGTCGGCGAGGTGGTGCTCAAGGCCAAGGGGTCAACCCCGGCGGCGGAGCCGGAGCCGGTCGTGCCCGCCACCTTCAGCCGCTACGCGGAGCAGGACGCGACGCTGCGCTACCTGGGCGAGCAGTTCGCCGCCGCGCTGCCGCGGCTGGAACAGCGCGGGCTCGTCGGCACCGCGCATGTCGGCGACGCGCGGATCGTCGTGCGGGTCGAGCGGGCGGGCGACACCGTGTACGCGCTCGACATCCAGCGCGGCGGGATCGGCGGCGACGAGACGGTGAACTTCGTGGTCGGCAAGACCGACGGGGTCGGTGCCCTCACCAACGGCTGGGCACGCCCGGTCTACGACACCGGCGTGGGCACGGCCCTGCTCGAAGTGCACGACTTCTCGGTGCTCGGGGGCGGGGGCGCGCCGCGCGCCTACCGGCGGGAGGAACTGTTCACCGCCCTCTGGCAGCGGATCGACGCGGTGCTCGCCTCGACCGTCGGATGA
- a CDS encoding AfsR/SARP family transcriptional regulator, translating into MLGPLEAWHGSARVPLGDQQQRFVLVVLLLHANRPVSPEKLTDIVWGGNPERRVLVRGYISKLRTAFRDVDDVSIETTPTGYQLEVGEDQLDTTRFARLQEEAARAADPRRAIGLLRTAVDLWRGRFLEDIDIDRVGGTEVLYPDDGYFDAVGDLAELELNAGDHRSARDRLRPVVRADPARQKHAELLMRALIAGGDRVEAIRVFHHTREALAGEGWEPGPKLRKLAARAERGEPAGYLPSRPGGFTGREAELAAIGAVASAPGERRAVWVSGAPGVGKTGLAVEAAHRLRDRFPDGQLLVRLNGYTPNLPPVTVSDALTQLLVELGVPAEQIPASVNRKFALYQTELYGTRTLVVLDNARSPEQVRSLLPEASDCLAVVTSRRVGEPDTGEHVRLSPLPPEDALALFHTLAGPLRLRGRAAEVADVVKRCGHLPMPIRVAAALFRRHERWPLRHLLRLLEESGPWNADVDDVAGTAAVRVSYLQLDPPQREVFRLFGHLPGPDLDVVGAAALVARDVAGVRAVLDDLHEVCLLEEVAPERYRMLDPLKEFAAAEPPPTTATERADALLRLLDFYLVGLADAVGTAYPFDRAQLPAVHRTSRVVPHFGDKRDAAAWITAERDNLVAAIRYAADHDLPGHTWRLAVLIWRHFHTTSRFEDWVETMELARGVVCAEPDEDYGRAHVLLRLATAYDRLGRLADALELATRALAGWRRLGNVLGEAVTLCAIAVPLMELGRHDEAIENFGAALEKYRQCEDVRGQAHALSMLGVLNEERGDLDLALRQHLAAVPMLREVDHVQGLAHALNNLGTVQQRLGLTDEALAAHLEAYELAGELGDDCLAAYALNYTGNVLRSRGELDEAARYQERARTIAAEVSDADLRTRLYLDRAATAQARGDRAEALRSYRAALDLATGTGSRGHGAHAHLGVARNLHALGQHTTAVEHWDAAEAAFVALGQPEAGEVRAEHAVLTCGCR; encoded by the coding sequence ATGCTGGGTCCGCTGGAGGCGTGGCACGGGAGCGCTCGGGTGCCGTTGGGGGACCAGCAGCAGCGGTTCGTCCTCGTCGTGCTCCTCCTGCACGCGAACAGGCCGGTGTCCCCCGAGAAGTTGACCGACATCGTCTGGGGCGGCAACCCGGAGCGCCGGGTGCTGGTACGCGGGTACATCAGCAAGCTGCGCACGGCTTTCCGGGACGTGGACGACGTCTCGATCGAGACGACGCCGACCGGCTACCAGCTGGAGGTGGGCGAGGACCAGCTGGACACCACCCGGTTCGCCCGGCTGCAGGAGGAGGCGGCGCGCGCGGCGGACCCGCGTCGGGCGATCGGGCTGTTGCGCACCGCCGTGGACCTGTGGCGCGGGCGGTTCCTGGAGGACATCGACATCGACCGGGTCGGCGGCACCGAGGTGCTGTACCCGGACGACGGCTACTTCGACGCGGTCGGCGACCTGGCCGAGCTGGAGCTGAACGCGGGCGACCACCGGTCGGCGCGGGACCGGCTGCGCCCGGTGGTGCGCGCCGACCCGGCCCGGCAGAAGCACGCCGAGCTGCTCATGCGGGCGCTGATCGCCGGCGGCGACCGGGTCGAGGCGATCCGGGTCTTCCACCACACGCGCGAAGCCCTGGCCGGGGAGGGCTGGGAGCCCGGGCCGAAGCTGCGCAAGCTCGCCGCGCGGGCGGAACGCGGTGAGCCGGCCGGCTACCTGCCGTCCCGGCCGGGCGGGTTCACCGGTCGGGAGGCGGAGCTGGCGGCCATCGGGGCGGTCGCCTCGGCACCGGGCGAGCGCCGCGCGGTGTGGGTGAGCGGCGCGCCCGGAGTCGGCAAGACCGGGCTCGCCGTGGAGGCCGCCCATCGGCTGCGGGACCGCTTTCCGGACGGGCAGTTGCTCGTTCGGCTCAACGGGTACACCCCGAACCTGCCCCCGGTGACGGTCTCGGACGCGCTCACCCAGCTCCTGGTCGAGCTGGGGGTGCCGGCCGAGCAGATCCCGGCTTCGGTGAACCGGAAGTTCGCGCTGTACCAGACCGAGCTGTACGGCACGAGGACTCTGGTGGTGCTGGACAACGCGCGCTCCCCGGAGCAGGTGCGGTCGCTGTTGCCCGAGGCGTCGGACTGCCTGGCGGTCGTGACCAGCCGACGGGTGGGCGAGCCGGACACCGGCGAGCACGTCCGGCTCTCCCCGCTGCCGCCCGAGGACGCGCTGGCGCTGTTCCACACGCTGGCGGGCCCGCTGCGCCTGCGCGGCCGGGCGGCCGAGGTCGCCGATGTGGTCAAGCGCTGTGGACATCTGCCGATGCCGATCCGGGTGGCGGCGGCGCTGTTCCGCAGGCACGAGCGGTGGCCGCTGCGCCACCTGCTGCGCCTGCTGGAGGAGAGCGGGCCGTGGAACGCGGACGTCGACGACGTGGCGGGTACCGCCGCGGTGCGGGTGTCCTACCTCCAGCTCGACCCGCCGCAGCGGGAGGTCTTCCGACTGTTCGGCCACCTCCCGGGACCGGACCTCGACGTGGTCGGCGCGGCGGCGCTGGTGGCCCGCGACGTCGCCGGGGTGCGCGCGGTGCTCGACGACCTGCACGAGGTGTGCCTGCTGGAGGAGGTCGCGCCCGAGCGCTACCGGATGCTCGACCCGCTCAAGGAGTTCGCGGCGGCGGAGCCGCCGCCGACGACGGCGACCGAGCGCGCGGACGCCCTGTTGCGGTTGCTCGACTTCTACCTGGTGGGCCTGGCGGACGCGGTGGGCACCGCCTACCCGTTCGACCGCGCGCAGTTGCCCGCCGTGCACCGCACCAGCCGGGTGGTTCCCCACTTCGGTGACAAGCGGGACGCGGCGGCGTGGATCACCGCCGAGCGGGACAACCTGGTGGCCGCGATCCGCTACGCCGCCGATCACGACCTGCCCGGGCACACCTGGCGGCTGGCGGTGCTGATCTGGCGCCACTTCCACACGACGAGCCGGTTCGAGGACTGGGTAGAAACCATGGAACTGGCCCGCGGAGTCGTGTGCGCCGAGCCGGACGAGGACTACGGCCGGGCGCACGTGCTGCTCCGGCTGGCCACCGCCTACGACCGGCTCGGGCGGCTGGCGGACGCGCTGGAACTCGCCACCCGCGCGCTGGCGGGGTGGCGGCGGCTCGGCAACGTGCTCGGCGAGGCGGTCACGTTGTGCGCGATCGCCGTCCCCCTGATGGAACTCGGCCGGCACGACGAGGCCATCGAGAACTTCGGCGCCGCGCTGGAGAAGTACCGGCAGTGCGAGGACGTCCGCGGCCAAGCGCACGCGTTGAGCATGCTCGGCGTGCTCAACGAGGAACGCGGCGACCTCGACCTCGCACTGCGCCAACACCTCGCCGCGGTGCCGATGCTGCGCGAGGTCGACCACGTGCAAGGACTGGCGCACGCGTTGAACAACCTGGGCACGGTGCAGCAACGACTCGGCCTGACCGACGAGGCGCTCGCCGCGCACCTGGAGGCGTACGAACTGGCCGGCGAACTCGGCGACGACTGCCTCGCGGCCTACGCCTTGAACTACACCGGCAACGTGCTCCGCTCACGGGGTGAACTCGACGAAGCCGCCCGCTACCAGGAACGGGCCAGGACGATCGCGGCCGAGGTGTCCGATGCCGACCTCCGCACCCGGCTCTACCTCGACCGCGCCGCGACCGCTCAGGCCCGCGGTGACCGAGCGGAAGCGCTGCGCTCCTACCGGGCGGCGCTGGACCTGGCCACCGGCACGGGAAGTCGCGGCCACGGGGCGCACGCCCACCTCGGCGTCGCCCGGAACCTGCACGCGCTGGGGCAGCACACCACCGCCGTCGAACACTGGGACGCGGCCGAGGCCGCGTTCGTCGCGCTCGGCCAACCCGAAGCAGGCGAGGTCCGGGCCGAGCACGCGGTCCTGACCTGTGGCTGCCGCTGA
- a CDS encoding vWA domain-containing protein produces MVSDVVPCYVVCDMSLSMADHLEEVNAGLREFRGAVHADLSPGARIMTCVVGFAAAPTVLQPLGPAAALAELGSAGPGAATNFGSAFALLREIIARDVRALKACRHRVHRPVVFFTSDGRATDPAAWPGAFAALADPDWPARPTVIAFGLGAVDSDTLDRIGTSRAFLGQDGIRLGTALAVSVTSTARRRDRV; encoded by the coding sequence ATGGTCTCCGACGTGGTGCCGTGCTACGTGGTGTGCGACATGTCGCTCTCGATGGCCGACCACCTCGAGGAGGTGAACGCCGGCCTCCGCGAGTTCCGCGGTGCCGTCCACGCCGACCTCTCACCGGGTGCGCGGATCATGACCTGCGTGGTCGGGTTCGCGGCCGCACCCACCGTGCTGCAACCGCTGGGACCCGCGGCGGCGCTCGCCGAACTGGGTTCGGCGGGACCCGGCGCGGCAACCAACTTCGGCTCCGCGTTCGCGCTCCTGCGCGAGATCATCGCCCGCGACGTCCGCGCTCTGAAGGCGTGTCGCCACCGGGTCCACCGGCCGGTCGTCTTCTTCACCTCCGACGGCCGGGCGACCGACCCGGCGGCCTGGCCCGGGGCGTTCGCCGCGCTGGCGGACCCGGACTGGCCGGCCCGCCCGACCGTGATCGCCTTCGGGCTCGGCGCCGTCGACAGCGACACCCTCGACCGGATCGGCACGTCCCGCGCCTTCCTCGGCCAGGACGGCATCCGGCTGGGCACCGCGCTGGCAGTCTCGGTGACGTCGACGGCACGACGCCGCGACCGCGTCTAG